In Sphingomonas sp. R1, a single genomic region encodes these proteins:
- a CDS encoding cytochrome ubiquinol oxidase subunit I yields the protein MDMAVVELSRLQFALTAMYHFLFVPLTLGLSFILVIMESVYVVTDRPIWRDITRFWAKLFGINFVLGVATGLTMEFEFGTNWSYYSHYVGDIFGAPLAIEGLMAFFLEATFVGLMFFGWDRLSKRQHLMVTFLTALGTNLSALWILVANGWMQHPAGAVFNADTMRMEVVDFMAVIFNPVAQAKFVHTVSAGYVCASVFVLGVSAYYLLRGRHLELAKRSFAVAAAFGLAASLSVVVLGDESGYALTDNQKMKLAAIEAEWHTEAAPAGITVFGFPSNSGRETYFQVKVPYVLGLIGTRSLTGQVEGIYPLVGKARLRIENGLTAYDALQTLKTDRQNVAARAKFEAAKNDLGYALLLKRWVADPRQATSAQKDRAAWSTVPNVPAVFWLFRGMAGLGFFFIAFFAAALYYANTRRFHRKWFLRTAMWAIPLPWLAIEFGWVVAEVGRQPWAVDGVLPTFLATSSLTVPALWTTIIGFTAIYGLMAVIEFRLMLAAIKHGPETYEPWQPRHDPVPTTPDPRPLHAVPAE from the coding sequence ATGGATATGGCAGTCGTAGAGCTGTCGCGCCTGCAATTCGCGCTGACAGCGATGTACCACTTCCTGTTCGTGCCGTTGACGCTGGGCCTTTCCTTCATCCTCGTGATCATGGAAAGCGTCTATGTTGTCACCGATCGCCCGATATGGAGAGACATCACCCGTTTCTGGGCCAAGCTATTTGGCATCAACTTCGTCCTCGGGGTCGCAACCGGGCTGACGATGGAATTCGAGTTCGGGACCAACTGGTCCTATTATTCCCATTATGTAGGTGATATCTTCGGGGCGCCGCTGGCGATCGAGGGGCTGATGGCCTTCTTCCTCGAAGCCACGTTCGTCGGACTGATGTTCTTCGGCTGGGATCGCCTGTCGAAGCGCCAGCATCTGATGGTCACCTTCCTCACCGCACTCGGCACCAACCTGTCGGCGCTGTGGATCCTCGTCGCCAATGGCTGGATGCAGCACCCGGCGGGTGCGGTGTTCAATGCGGACACGATGCGGATGGAAGTCGTCGACTTCATGGCAGTGATCTTCAACCCCGTCGCCCAGGCGAAGTTCGTCCACACGGTCAGTGCCGGCTATGTCTGCGCCAGCGTGTTCGTGCTCGGCGTCTCGGCGTATTATCTGTTGCGCGGGCGGCACCTGGAACTCGCCAAGCGCAGCTTCGCGGTGGCGGCGGCGTTCGGCCTGGCGGCCTCGCTGTCGGTGGTCGTGCTCGGCGACGAGAGCGGCTATGCGCTGACCGACAATCAGAAGATGAAGCTCGCCGCGATCGAGGCCGAATGGCACACCGAAGCGGCGCCGGCAGGGATCACCGTTTTCGGCTTCCCTTCCAACTCGGGCCGCGAGACCTATTTTCAGGTCAAGGTGCCCTATGTGCTCGGCCTGATCGGCACGCGTAGCCTGACCGGGCAGGTGGAAGGCATCTACCCGCTGGTCGGCAAGGCCCGGCTGCGCATCGAGAACGGCCTCACCGCCTATGATGCGCTGCAGACGCTGAAGACCGACCGCCAGAACGTCGCCGCACGCGCGAAGTTCGAAGCCGCCAAGAACGACCTGGGCTATGCCCTGTTGCTCAAGCGCTGGGTGGCCGATCCGCGCCAAGCGACGTCCGCGCAGAAAGATCGGGCCGCCTGGTCGACCGTTCCCAACGTGCCGGCCGTGTTCTGGCTGTTCCGCGGCATGGCGGGTCTCGGCTTCTTCTTCATCGCCTTCTTCGCCGCCGCGCTCTACTACGCCAATACGCGCCGCTTCCACCGCAAGTGGTTCCTGCGCACGGCGATGTGGGCAATCCCGCTGCCCTGGCTCGCGATCGAGTTCGGCTGGGTCGTCGCCGAAGTGGGGCGCCAGCCCTGGGCGGTGGACGGCGTGCTGCCGACCTTCCTCGCCACCTCGAGCCTGACCGTGCCCGCTTTGTGGACCACGATCATCGGCTTCACGGCGATCTATGGCCTGATGGCGGTGATCGAGTTCCGGCTGATGCTGGCGGCGATCAAGCACGGGCCCGAGACCTACGAGCCCTGGCAACCCCGCCACGATCCGGTGCCGACCACGCCCGATCCGCGGCCGCTCCACGCCGTTCCCGCGGAATGA
- the cydB gene encoding cytochrome d ubiquinol oxidase subunit II, with product MSIPLDYEVLRLIWWALLGVLLIGFALTDGFDLGTAALLPFVGRTDEERRMVINTVGPTWEGNQVWFILGGGAIFAAWPFVYAVSFSGFYLAMFLVLSALILRPVGFKYRSKRPDAAWRSRWDWALFVGGFVPALVFGVAVGNVLLGAPFRLDSDLRSFYEGTLLGLFTPFSLVAGLLSVAMLVLHGAGWLSLKAEGAVVERAQRFGTVAAILAILLFAVGGAFVAYGDMGYRLVGVVDPNGPSNPHLIQTVKAPGAWLSNYGSYPWMLAAPLLGFLGPVLALIGIRGRNGTLVFAGSSIANVGIIATVGLSMFPFILPSAIDPASSLTAWNASSSHLTLFIMLGCTLVFLPIVLAYTAWVYKVMFGRVTGQEVRLNPDFY from the coding sequence ATGTCCATCCCGCTCGATTATGAAGTCCTGCGCCTGATCTGGTGGGCGCTGCTGGGGGTGCTGCTGATCGGCTTCGCGCTGACCGACGGCTTCGACCTGGGAACGGCGGCGCTGCTGCCGTTCGTGGGCCGCACCGATGAAGAGCGCCGCATGGTGATCAACACCGTCGGCCCGACCTGGGAAGGCAACCAGGTGTGGTTCATCCTGGGGGGCGGCGCCATCTTCGCCGCCTGGCCGTTCGTCTATGCGGTCAGCTTCTCGGGCTTCTACCTCGCGATGTTCCTGGTGCTGTCGGCGCTGATCCTGCGTCCGGTCGGCTTCAAATACCGCTCCAAGCGTCCCGACGCCGCCTGGCGTTCGCGCTGGGACTGGGCGCTGTTCGTTGGCGGCTTCGTGCCCGCCCTCGTCTTCGGCGTCGCGGTGGGCAACGTGCTGCTCGGCGCGCCCTTCCGCCTCGATAGCGATCTGCGCTCCTTCTACGAAGGCACGCTGCTCGGCCTGTTCACCCCGTTCAGCCTCGTCGCCGGCCTGCTCTCGGTCGCGATGCTGGTGCTGCACGGCGCCGGCTGGCTGAGCCTCAAGGCCGAAGGCGCGGTGGTCGAGCGTGCCCAGCGCTTCGGCACCGTCGCGGCGATCCTTGCGATCCTGCTGTTCGCGGTCGGCGGCGCGTTCGTCGCGTACGGCGATATGGGCTACCGTCTGGTGGGCGTGGTCGATCCCAATGGCCCGTCCAACCCGCACCTGATCCAGACGGTGAAGGCGCCGGGCGCATGGCTCAGCAACTATGGCAGCTATCCGTGGATGCTGGCGGCGCCGCTGCTCGGCTTCCTCGGCCCGGTGCTGGCGCTGATCGGGATCCGCGGGCGCAACGGCACGCTGGTGTTCGCCGGTTCGTCGATCGCCAATGTCGGCATCATCGCCACCGTTGGCCTGTCGATGTTCCCGTTCATCCTGCCGAGCGCGATCGACCCGGCCTCCAGCCTTACCGCCTGGAACGCCTCGTCGAGCCACCTCACGCTGTTCATCATGCTGGGCTGCACGCTGGTCTTCCTGCCGATCGTGCTCGCCTACACCGCCTGGGTGTACAAGGTGATGTTCGGCCGCGTGACGGGGCAAGAGGTGCGCCTCAACCCCGACTTCTACTGA
- the cydX gene encoding cytochrome bd-I oxidase subunit CydX: MWYFAWILGTCLAVAAAVLNGIWHEFHSDPASDLTVLD; the protein is encoded by the coding sequence ATGTGGTATTTCGCTTGGATCCTGGGAACCTGCCTGGCGGTTGCGGCCGCGGTGCTCAACGGCATCTGGCACGAGTTCCATTCGGACCCCGCATCGGACCTGACGGTGCTGGATTGA
- a CDS encoding mechanosensitive ion channel family protein encodes MPRFIADLPAWVTSLTLITAAVLLALLVHRLAFAVARRASARTQTKLDDMAIRRLYRPGRWLLVAIALSFLQPALDLGPGGTRAWMQAAGLLVPGLIGWILVALLGLLFDWVLVRADVSVADNLRARRRRTRASILYRVTVFCILVITFCLMLMSIPSVRSIGVTLIASAGLAALAVGAAAQPALKNLIAGIQMAFSEPIRLDDVVIVEGEWGRIEDIRLTYVVIRIWDDRRLVVPVSQFLEKPFQNWTRETSQLLGSVFWYLDPAADIPRLRAKLEELVRANPRWDGRFCNLQVTDTKPEAIEVRGLMTAKDASTAFDLRCDIREGLLAYIRSEMPEALVRTRGLLDFTPRPEAGSPSPSARS; translated from the coding sequence ATGCCGCGATTCATCGCCGACCTTCCTGCCTGGGTGACCAGCCTCACGTTGATCACCGCTGCCGTCCTGCTCGCCCTGCTCGTTCACCGGCTGGCATTCGCGGTCGCCCGTCGTGCGTCGGCCCGCACGCAGACCAAGTTGGACGACATGGCGATCCGGCGTCTGTATCGGCCCGGACGGTGGCTGCTGGTCGCGATCGCGCTGTCGTTCCTGCAGCCGGCGCTTGACCTGGGACCCGGCGGCACGCGGGCCTGGATGCAGGCGGCGGGCCTGCTGGTGCCGGGTCTGATCGGCTGGATACTGGTGGCGCTGCTCGGTCTGCTGTTCGACTGGGTGCTGGTGCGCGCCGACGTCAGCGTTGCGGACAATCTGCGGGCGCGACGGCGGCGGACGCGGGCGTCGATCCTCTACCGCGTCACGGTCTTCTGCATCTTGGTGATCACTTTCTGCCTGATGCTGATGAGCATCCCGAGCGTCCGCAGTATCGGCGTGACGCTCATTGCTTCGGCAGGCCTCGCCGCGCTCGCGGTCGGCGCGGCTGCCCAGCCTGCGCTCAAGAATCTGATCGCGGGGATACAGATGGCCTTCTCCGAGCCCATTCGCCTGGACGACGTGGTTATCGTGGAAGGTGAATGGGGCCGCATCGAAGACATCCGGCTGACCTATGTCGTGATCCGCATCTGGGACGATCGTCGGTTGGTGGTGCCCGTGTCGCAGTTCCTGGAGAAGCCCTTCCAGAACTGGACGCGCGAGACCAGCCAGTTGCTCGGCAGCGTGTTCTGGTACCTCGATCCCGCCGCGGACATCCCCCGGCTGCGCGCCAAGCTGGAGGAACTGGTAAGGGCCAATCCGCGCTGGGATGGCCGCTTCTGCAACCTGCAGGTGACCGACACCAAGCCCGAGGCGATCGAGGTGCGCGGGCTGATGACGGCCAAGGATGCCTCGACCGCGTTCGATCTGCGCTGCGACATCCGCGAAGGCTTGCTCGCCTATATCCGAAGCGAGATGCCCGAGGCGCTGGTCCGCACCCGCGGGCTACTCGACTTCACGCCTCGACCGGAAGCCGGGTCTCCGTCTCCATCGGCACGTTCCTGA
- a CDS encoding alpha,alpha-trehalose-phosphate synthase (UDP-forming) translates to MSRLIVISNRVTAPTGSNSGAQGGLAVALAAALRENGGLWFGWSGEQTDQFTGQISMQRSEGVTTATVDLEEQDIDEYYNGYANRTLWPLFHYRIDLAEYERGFAGGYQRVNERFAETVRPLIETDDVVWVQDYHMFPLGQELRRRGCKNRIGFFLHIPWPPRRLLSSLPKAHELIETLFAYDVIGFHTQEWMESFIDFARAEMEAVVQPDGVLRIGLKSVKLVACPIGIDAKEFAALAESDSARETFEQMRTSSVGRSLIVGVDRLDYSKGLEERFLGYERFLTTYPEQRKEVFLLQIAPPSRASVETYQRIRNTLEGLSGKINGAHADLDWVPLRYVNQGYPRDMLAGVYRAAKIGLVTPLRDGMNLVAKEYVAAQDPKDPGVLILSKFAGAAAQMPQALLINPYSAEEVSDAICQALNMPIEERVERWQALKAGVDAQDVMWWLKKFTEELRNVPMETETRLPVEA, encoded by the coding sequence TTGAGCCGCCTTATCGTCATCTCGAACCGCGTCACCGCGCCCACCGGATCGAATTCGGGGGCGCAGGGTGGCCTTGCCGTGGCGCTGGCAGCGGCCCTGCGCGAAAATGGCGGCCTCTGGTTCGGCTGGTCCGGCGAGCAGACCGACCAGTTCACCGGCCAGATCAGCATGCAGCGCAGCGAAGGCGTCACCACCGCGACGGTCGACCTCGAAGAGCAGGACATCGACGAATATTATAACGGCTATGCGAACCGGACCTTGTGGCCGCTGTTCCATTACCGGATCGACCTGGCCGAATATGAGCGCGGCTTCGCGGGCGGCTATCAGCGCGTCAACGAGCGCTTCGCCGAGACCGTTCGCCCGCTGATCGAGACCGACGATGTCGTGTGGGTCCAAGACTATCACATGTTCCCGCTTGGCCAAGAGCTGCGCCGCCGCGGCTGCAAGAACCGCATCGGCTTCTTCCTCCACATCCCCTGGCCGCCGCGCCGCCTGCTCTCCAGCCTGCCCAAGGCGCACGAGCTGATCGAGACGCTGTTCGCCTACGACGTGATCGGCTTCCACACCCAGGAGTGGATGGAGTCCTTCATCGACTTCGCCCGCGCCGAGATGGAAGCGGTGGTCCAGCCCGACGGCGTGCTACGCATTGGCCTGAAAAGTGTGAAGCTGGTCGCCTGCCCGATCGGCATCGACGCCAAGGAATTCGCCGCGCTCGCCGAAAGCGACTCCGCCCGCGAGACCTTCGAGCAGATGCGCACCAGTTCGGTCGGCCGTTCGCTGATCGTCGGCGTAGACCGGCTCGATTACTCGAAGGGGCTGGAGGAGCGCTTCCTTGGATACGAGCGCTTCCTCACCACCTATCCGGAGCAGCGCAAGGAAGTATTCCTGCTCCAGATCGCGCCGCCGTCGCGCGCAAGCGTCGAGACCTATCAGCGGATCCGCAACACGCTGGAGGGTCTGTCCGGCAAGATCAACGGCGCGCATGCCGATCTCGACTGGGTGCCGCTGCGCTACGTCAACCAGGGCTATCCGCGCGACATGCTCGCCGGCGTGTACCGCGCCGCCAAGATCGGCTTGGTTACCCCCTTGCGTGATGGGATGAACCTGGTGGCGAAGGAATATGTCGCCGCACAGGATCCAAAGGACCCCGGTGTCCTTATCCTGTCGAAGTTCGCCGGTGCCGCTGCGCAGATGCCGCAGGCGCTGCTGATCAACCCCTACAGCGCCGAGGAGGTATCCGACGCGATCTGCCAGGCGCTCAACATGCCGATCGAGGAGCGGGTCGAACGCTGGCAGGCGCTGAAGGCGGGCGTCGACGCGCAGGACGTGATGTGGTGGCTCAAGAAGTTCACCGAGGAGCTCAGGAACGTGCCGATGGAGACGGAGACCCGGCTTCCGGTCGAGGCGTGA
- a CDS encoding glycoside hydrolase family 15 protein, producing the protein MTNLDLWPIGNCQVSALIDRAGRFVWGCVPRVDGDPLFSALVGGEEAEGGYWDIALEGVVSVEQHYLRNAPILVSRHTDAAGNAIEVTDFCPRFQRLGRVYRPVAFARIVKPVAGSPRIRVKLRPTCGWGKGCKTRIGGSNHLRYLVEPMTLRLTTTAPVGMVEEERVFRVEKPLHFFLGPDESFSGDVAETVDDMLLNSIAEWQHWVRGLAIPLEWQDVVIRSAITLKLCQHEETGAIVAALTTSIPEHAGSQRNWDYRYCWIRDAYYTVQALNRLGALDVLETYLGYLRNIVDDARAEPRGGHIQPLYGVLGEATLEEREAPDLAGYRGMGPVRVGNQAYEQVQHDAYGQIVLSNVQAFFDQRLYRIASVEDFESLERVGERAWQYHDSPDAGLWELRTRQSVHTYSVAMCWAACDRLANAAHVLNLPERRDFWQHRADTIRTTIFDKAWRAETDRFSATFSGDDLDASLLQLLEMRFLAPDDPRFVSTLKAVEAGLRRGSTMLRYDTEDDFGLPETAFNFCTFWLIEALHITGRTEEARALFEEMLGRRTAAGLLSEDIDPVTGELWGNYPQTYSLVGMINCAVLLSKPWSSIR; encoded by the coding sequence ATGACCAATCTCGACCTCTGGCCGATCGGCAATTGCCAGGTCAGCGCGCTGATCGATCGCGCCGGGCGCTTCGTCTGGGGCTGTGTGCCGCGCGTCGATGGCGACCCGCTTTTCTCGGCGCTGGTAGGCGGCGAGGAAGCCGAGGGCGGCTATTGGGACATAGCGCTCGAGGGCGTCGTCTCAGTCGAGCAGCACTATCTGCGAAACGCGCCCATTCTTGTCAGCCGACACACCGATGCGGCGGGCAACGCGATCGAAGTCACCGATTTCTGCCCGCGCTTCCAGCGCCTAGGCCGCGTGTACCGGCCGGTCGCCTTCGCCCGCATCGTCAAGCCGGTCGCGGGCAGTCCGCGCATCCGGGTGAAGCTTCGTCCCACCTGCGGCTGGGGCAAAGGCTGCAAGACCCGCATCGGCGGCTCCAACCATCTGCGCTATCTGGTCGAGCCGATGACGCTGCGCCTCACCACCACCGCGCCGGTCGGCATGGTGGAGGAAGAGCGCGTGTTCCGCGTCGAGAAGCCGCTGCACTTCTTCCTCGGCCCTGACGAGAGCTTCAGCGGCGACGTCGCCGAGACCGTCGACGATATGCTGCTCAACAGCATCGCCGAGTGGCAGCATTGGGTCCGCGGCCTCGCCATTCCGCTGGAATGGCAGGACGTGGTGATCCGCTCGGCCATCACCCTGAAACTCTGCCAGCACGAGGAGACCGGCGCGATCGTGGCGGCGCTCACCACCTCGATTCCCGAACATGCCGGCTCGCAGCGCAACTGGGACTATCGCTACTGCTGGATCCGCGACGCCTATTACACGGTGCAGGCGCTCAACCGGCTGGGCGCGCTCGACGTGCTGGAGACCTATCTCGGCTATCTCCGCAACATCGTCGACGATGCCCGTGCCGAGCCGCGCGGCGGCCATATCCAGCCGCTCTACGGCGTGCTGGGCGAAGCGACGCTGGAGGAGCGCGAGGCGCCCGATCTCGCCGGCTATCGCGGCATGGGCCCGGTGCGCGTCGGCAACCAGGCCTATGAGCAGGTCCAGCACGACGCCTATGGCCAGATCGTCCTGTCCAATGTGCAGGCCTTTTTCGACCAGCGGCTGTACCGCATCGCCAGCGTCGAGGATTTCGAATCGCTGGAACGTGTCGGCGAGCGCGCCTGGCAGTATCACGATTCCCCCGATGCCGGCCTGTGGGAGCTGCGCACCCGCCAGAGCGTCCACACCTATTCGGTGGCGATGTGCTGGGCTGCGTGCGACCGGCTCGCCAACGCCGCGCATGTGCTGAACCTCCCCGAGCGTCGCGACTTCTGGCAGCACCGCGCCGACACGATCCGCACGACGATCTTCGACAAGGCCTGGCGCGCGGAGACGGACCGCTTCTCCGCCACCTTCTCGGGCGACGATCTCGACGCCAGCCTGCTCCAGCTGCTGGAGATGCGCTTCCTGGCACCGGACGATCCCCGCTTCGTCTCCACGCTGAAGGCAGTGGAGGCCGGCCTGCGCCGCGGCTCGACGATGCTGCGCTACGATACCGAGGATGATTTTGGCCTGCCCGAAACCGCGTTCAACTTCTGTACGTTTTGGTTGATCGAAGCGCTGCACATCACCGGCCGTACCGAGGAAGCGCGCGCCTTGTTCGAGGAGATGCTGGGCAGGCGCACCGCCGCCGGCCTGCTCTCCGAGGATATCGACCCCGTGACCGGGGAATTGTGGGGCAATTACCCCCAGACCTACTCGCTGGTCGGCATGATCAATTGCGCCGTCCTCCTGAGCAAACCCTGGAGTTCGATCCGTTGA
- the otsB gene encoding trehalose-phosphatase — protein sequence MPDREPVSLMPPPADLLDAASLFLDFDGTLVELADHPDGVVVDSRLTDLLCALGEKLEGRLALVSGRPAEDLAAMLGPDAPSVVGSHGMEFRWSDGRRERAERPVGLVESLAALRAFAEARPGVVLEDKPLGAAVHYRMNPEHEADAIALGERLAAAHGLYLQHGKMMVEVRSPGGDKGSAIRTLMADPRFAPGRPVFLGDDVTDEPGFSAVALLGGAGILVGPGRATDARYRIDDVSGVLGWLAAALGVPA from the coding sequence ATGCCCGACCGCGAACCCGTTTCGCTGATGCCGCCGCCGGCGGATCTGCTCGATGCCGCCAGCCTGTTCCTCGATTTCGACGGGACGCTCGTTGAACTCGCCGATCATCCCGATGGTGTGGTGGTCGACAGTCGGCTAACGGACCTGCTCTGCGCGCTGGGGGAAAAGCTCGAAGGGCGGCTTGCTCTGGTGAGCGGACGCCCCGCCGAGGACCTTGCCGCGATGCTCGGCCCGGATGCGCCGTCGGTCGTCGGCAGTCACGGAATGGAGTTTCGCTGGTCGGACGGCCGCCGCGAGCGCGCCGAGCGTCCCGTCGGGCTGGTCGAATCGCTCGCGGCGTTGCGCGCCTTCGCCGAGGCGCGCCCCGGTGTGGTACTGGAAGACAAGCCGCTGGGCGCCGCCGTTCATTATCGGATGAATCCCGAGCATGAAGCCGATGCGATCGCGCTGGGCGAACGGCTGGCTGCGGCGCATGGCCTCTACCTCCAGCACGGCAAGATGATGGTCGAAGTGCGAAGCCCCGGCGGCGACAAGGGCAGCGCGATCCGAACGCTGATGGCCGACCCGCGCTTCGCCCCCGGTCGCCCGGTGTTCCTGGGCGACGATGTGACGGACGAGCCGGGCTTCTCCGCCGTCGCGTTGCTCGGTGGCGCGGGCATTTTGGTCGGCCCCGGTCGTGCGACCGATGCACGATACCGGATCGACGATGTATCCGGCGTGCTCGGCTGGCTGGCAGCTGCGCTGGGAGTTCCGGCATGA
- a CDS encoding chloride channel protein: protein MDHHRTARRMRVIARRHGPTARFWRRRVAFLGGAIVIGLVALAFAEAADWAARQFMTIEKNQWWLPLLLTPAGFALFAWATRRFAPDAVGSGIPQVMAATRDPDQAMRSLTAARTVILKLALTIGAVLVGASTGREGPTVQVAAAIMGYAHRIARVPIRASVFIAGGAAGVAAAFNTPLAGVAFAIEELAAAYEQRMAVLVMAAVLIAGMTSLGIAGDYVYFGAMRDTLPLRQAILAAPVAGVVGGLAGGLFSRLMLAAGGSDWRPLVVVRRHKLAFAAACGLVVAMLGVSTGLTWGTGYDAARTAITTGAIPWWYSPAKFVTTLATAIAGIPGGIFAPSLSVGAGVGDLVRPMFPTAPGGTIVLLGMVAYFTGVVRAPLTAVIIIAETTASRGLMLPLLAAALIADVAAQLVSKERLYHGLSLRFGTTQVQHESTEPGNGSGARA from the coding sequence ATGGACCACCACCGAACCGCTCGTCGCATGCGCGTGATCGCACGCCGGCATGGACCGACTGCTCGGTTCTGGCGCCGTCGTGTTGCCTTCCTCGGCGGCGCGATCGTGATCGGGCTGGTCGCGCTCGCCTTCGCCGAAGCCGCCGACTGGGCCGCACGCCAGTTCATGACGATCGAAAAGAACCAGTGGTGGCTCCCCCTTCTCCTCACCCCCGCCGGCTTCGCGTTATTCGCCTGGGCCACCCGCCGCTTCGCGCCCGACGCCGTCGGATCCGGCATCCCGCAGGTGATGGCCGCCACCCGGGACCCTGATCAAGCCATGCGCAGCCTCACCGCCGCCAGGACGGTGATCCTGAAGCTCGCCCTTACCATCGGCGCGGTGTTGGTCGGCGCCTCGACCGGGCGCGAGGGCCCGACCGTTCAGGTCGCCGCCGCGATCATGGGCTATGCCCACCGCATTGCCCGCGTGCCGATCCGCGCCTCGGTGTTCATCGCCGGTGGGGCAGCGGGCGTGGCGGCGGCGTTCAACACCCCGCTGGCCGGGGTTGCCTTCGCGATCGAGGAACTCGCCGCCGCCTATGAGCAGCGCATGGCCGTGCTCGTGATGGCCGCGGTGCTGATCGCCGGCATGACCAGCCTCGGAATCGCCGGCGACTATGTCTATTTCGGCGCGATGCGCGACACCTTGCCGCTGCGTCAGGCGATCCTGGCCGCGCCGGTGGCCGGGGTCGTCGGGGGGCTGGCCGGCGGCCTCTTCTCCCGGCTGATGCTCGCGGCCGGCGGATCGGACTGGCGCCCCCTGGTCGTGGTGCGTCGCCACAAGCTGGCTTTCGCCGCGGCCTGCGGCCTGGTCGTCGCCATGCTCGGCGTCAGCACGGGCCTGACGTGGGGGACCGGCTATGACGCTGCCCGCACCGCCATCACCACCGGCGCGATCCCCTGGTGGTACAGCCCGGCCAAGTTCGTCACGACGCTTGCCACCGCGATCGCCGGCATCCCCGGGGGCATCTTCGCGCCGTCGCTGTCGGTCGGTGCCGGCGTCGGCGATCTGGTCCGACCGATGTTCCCCACCGCACCCGGCGGAACGATCGTCCTGCTCGGCATGGTCGCCTATTTCACCGGAGTCGTCCGGGCACCGCTGACCGCCGTGATCATCATCGCCGAGACCACCGCCAGCCGCGGCCTGATGCTGCCGTTGCTCGCCGCCGCGCTTATTGCGGACGTTGCAGCGCAGCTCGTCTCAAAGGAACGCCTGTATCACGGCCTGTCGCTGCGCTTCGGTACAACGCAGGTGCAGCATGAATCGACCGAACCGGGGAACGGATCGGGCGCGCGCGCGTAA